DNA from Amorphoplanes friuliensis DSM 7358:
CACCCCTTCTTCCGGTACGCCCAGACGATCAGATCACCGGCGGACGACCGGCACACCAGCCGGCTCGGGGCGGACTGGCAGTCACCCGTACCCGGAGGCAGGTCGGCGAGCACCCGCGGTCCCGCGTCCCCGGGGCCGGCGATCGCGACCATGGTACGACCTCCGCCGTCGGCCGGCCTGGTCACGACGAGCTGGTCACCGCCGCCGGACGCGGGCACGGGACGCCATCCGTGCAGATCGGTCAGCACCGCACCCGTCTCCGGGTCGATCACGCCGACCGGATCGGTCTCCCCGGTCCGCGTCCCGTACGCGACGACCATCCCGTTGCGCTGCTCGACCCCACGCCAGCCGGCCTTGAACCACCGCTGGAGGCCGTCGGCGAGGTCGACCGCGCGGACCCCGTCCGGGCCGGTCAGGCACGCGAGCCGGCCGCAGGACGTCACGCCGAACGCGTACCCGGCGGGCCGGCTCCAGCGCTGCTCGAGCGTCACCGGGTCGAAGGCGCTGACCATCCGCCCGGTGGGTGTGGGGTGGCGCAGCAGGAGGAGCCCGCCGGAGACGACCGGGTTGTCGGGACCGTAGTCCGCGGCCGGCAGCGCGGTGCCGGCGAGCTGTTTGCCGGTGCTGAGGTCGTGCACGGCGGCGGTCCGGCTGTCGTGCACGAGCAGCATCCGCGGGTCCTGCCCGACCGGCCCCGGCACACCGAGCAGGACGGCCGTCGACGGGACGGTGACCTGCCACCGGGTGCTGCCGGTGGCGGGATCGACCGCGTCGACGG
Protein-coding regions in this window:
- a CDS encoding outer membrane protein assembly factor BamB family protein, which translates into the protein MAAETFGGATVVIDLGLARGEPDEYARPVGSTVPAWFAPVLIAVVVLLSSAASAAPPPPVLSPLLSLQVGPADPYTLTEGGDLLAQTYGQLNAYALDDGRLKWQAGSSSPTYRLRTGGGLVLMRPWSGNRGDPGTTAISLTSGAAQWRRSGNVVTIPGSATLLAVSGVRSSSGSGRRVQGTVDAVDPATGSTRWQVTVPSTAVLLGVPGPVGQDPRMLLVHDSRTAAVHDLSTGKQLAGTALPAADYGPDNPVVSGGLLLLRHPTPTGRMVSAFDPVTLEQRWSRPAGYAFGVTSCGRLACLTGPDGVRAVDLADGLQRWFKAGWRGVEQRNGMVVAYGTRTGETDPVGVIDPETGAVLTDLHGWRPVPASGGGDQLVVTRPADGGGRTMVAIAGPGDAGPRVLADLPPGTGDCQSAPSRLVCRSSAGDLIVWAYRKKG